One Clarias gariepinus isolate MV-2021 ecotype Netherlands chromosome 18, CGAR_prim_01v2, whole genome shotgun sequence genomic window carries:
- the ccsapa gene encoding centriole, cilia and spindle-associated protein translates to MTSSTSNAATKKIRTEYMKKYREPKWEMFSKCYQDSVKYRLSRRLMEQMHRPLFGEGWDSGSDSSGRSSPRVRRVTESSNPPQSSSESAEVTAEQDTDNAVHNSLPVENGYQHVAANGPSELTVRQRHRAPRSEPSFPQRELDTDDSTDSVLRKPTRAKSQPPASAAARTSTTDNRRSNIRCDWAERNMEARERRRLNMKGSASAGEIHRADVGVQTYRDSEKRGKLSERRRARSADLEKLRRSDFSAADDRWITEYMRCFSSRLSCCGQNGLDHDATKRLPLCL, encoded by the exons ATGACCAGCAGCACCAGCAACGCGGCCACTAAGAAGATCCGCACGGAGTACATGAAGAAGTACCGTGAGCCGAAATGGGAGATGTTTTCCAAATGCTACCAGGACTCTGTGAAGTACAGGCTCAGCCGCCGGCTGATGGAGCAGATGCACCGGCCGCTGTTCGGGGAGGGATGGGACAGCGGATCAGACTCCAGCGGGAGGTCCAGCCCCAGGGTCAGAAGGGTGACAGAGTCCTCGAACCCACCTCAGTCCTCCTCCGAGAGTGCAGAGGTGACCGCGGAACAGGACACGGACAACGCGGTGCACAACTCACTACCTGTAG AGAACGGATACCAGCATGTCGCAGCTAACGGGCCATCTGAGCTcacagtgagacagagacacagagctcCTCGATCTGAACCCAGTTTCCCTCAGCGTGAGCTCGACACGGACGACTCCACTGACTCCGTACTGAGAAAACCGACTCGGGCCAAAAGCCAGCCGCCGGCCAGTGCAGCAGCGAGAACCTCAACAACAGACAACAGACGCTCGAATATCCGCTGCGACTGGGCCGAGAGGAACATGGAGGCCAGGGAGAGGAGGAGGCTCAACATGAAAGGCTCGGCGTCCGCTGGAGAG ATCCACCGGGCTGATGTCGGGGTCCAGACATACCGTGACTCTGAAAAGCGCGGGAAGCTCTCAGAGCGCCGGAGAGCGAGATCAGCTGATCTGGAGAAGTTGCGACGGTCAGATTTTTCGGCAGCGGACGATCGCTGGATTACTGAATACATGCGCTGTTTCTCGTCCAGgctaag TTGTTGCGGCCAGAACGGACTGGACCATGATGCAACCAAAAGACTTCCATTGTGCTTATAG